The Streptomyces avermitilis MA-4680 = NBRC 14893 genome contains a region encoding:
- a CDS encoding thioesterase II family protein, with amino-acid sequence MVSANRVDGNLWVRQFHPAPTAATKLVCLPHAGGSASYFLPVSKALAPGVDVLAIQYPGRQDRRHEKCIDNIAELADAVTAVLEPLADRPLVLFGHSMGATLAFEVALRLERKGIVPLALFASGRRAPSRHRDESVHLRGDDEIIAELKTLSGTRSEVLGDEEILRMVLPAIRSDYKAAETYRYAGGARLTAPIHAHFGVEDPRVSLDEAQAWADHTTGHFELRSHPGGHFYLNDQAPRVIEEIARVSSSVAS; translated from the coding sequence ATGGTGAGTGCCAACCGCGTTGACGGGAACCTGTGGGTCCGCCAGTTCCACCCGGCGCCGACCGCGGCCACAAAGCTCGTCTGCCTCCCACACGCTGGTGGATCCGCCTCGTACTTCCTGCCCGTTTCGAAGGCGCTGGCTCCCGGCGTCGACGTACTCGCCATCCAGTACCCGGGGCGGCAGGACCGGCGCCACGAGAAGTGCATCGACAACATCGCCGAGCTGGCCGACGCCGTGACGGCCGTACTGGAGCCCCTGGCCGACCGGCCGCTGGTGCTGTTCGGCCACAGCATGGGGGCCACCCTCGCGTTCGAGGTGGCCCTGCGGCTGGAGCGGAAGGGCATCGTGCCCCTCGCGCTGTTCGCCTCGGGCCGGCGGGCTCCTTCGCGCCACCGTGACGAGAGCGTGCATCTGCGCGGCGACGACGAGATCATCGCCGAGCTGAAGACGCTGAGCGGGACGCGGTCCGAGGTGCTCGGGGACGAGGAGATCCTGCGCATGGTGCTGCCCGCCATCCGCAGCGACTACAAGGCGGCCGAGACCTATCGGTACGCCGGCGGGGCGCGGCTCACGGCGCCGATCCACGCGCATTTCGGGGTGGAGGATCCGCGGGTCAGCCTCGATGAGGCGCAGGCCTGGGCGGACCACACGACCGGTCACTTCGAGCTCCGGAGCCATCCGGGCGGCCACTTCTACCTCAATGACCAGGCTCCACGCGTCATCGAGGAGATCGCCCGGGTCAGTTCGTCCGTCGCTTCGTAG
- a CDS encoding helix-turn-helix transcriptional regulator encodes MVLIGRGQEIDRLRAAYSSVRSTGRSRAVLVESAAGCGKSEILEDLVRHVESLGLIALRATAIAEERNTPLSVLRSLVNGAPFPDDLVRRFHTMSDAAARMISTEGRDKARRDAAWYELMRTFCTEVRALAQRAPLVVAVDDIHHGDADSLRQLLHLARHCRNVPVLLTFTQSLAGGPADRTFGAELLRQPNLEHIRLPRFCRQDIADMLAEQGRADAGQGTVERYFAVSGGNPLLLRALLEDARLEPDDTVDAQDVGPRAGQAYGRAVLACLDRGGEKAHEVAAGLAVLGGAFTHELLSRLLDISAAALTENLRALRAAGIVVGTSFQHPAAKAAVLDSLEPSHRLRLHQRSAALLHASGAPAALAAEHLHEAGQADGAWAVGVLQQAAEQALLADEARRAVSYLELAHAASADPRGRTEIKIRLGSVTRRVSAADAERHVDDALRGFGAGLLTPSDTGGLAALLLAHGRLEQARSVLEQGRRPGDGDADRTAARRQLAEIRDSVLNRGAWCAGTRAAWHENPAGRPSTGRAGTGLRAWLSGSHAALLAQRIAGTEGLLEITHLTDATFDLVLNAVWTLLALGAVERALHWCDTFLREAKRRDAPGWEAVFAAVRAEGALRGGNLAEAERDARRCFAVLPERHRSALEGSAVSYLVTVQIARGKYEDAARQLSRPMADSLPDTIHWLDYLRARGLYYMATRQYHSALRDFHEVGRLAERWGTDWPALLPWRTDTAEALLRLGEREQGLRLATEQLAMVQDGAPRIKGISLRLQGLASEPAARLGLLNRAVVELSRADDRLELSRTLFDLADAHRETRQTRQAAMVLRRARQLAKSCGAQPPRDRIGSPDAAGASGELFGEGPERNADWGHLSESERRVAGLAASGYTNREISVRLYITMSTVEQHLTRVYRKLKINGREELLAEARAGVQV; translated from the coding sequence ATGGTGCTGATTGGGCGAGGTCAAGAAATAGATCGACTGCGCGCGGCCTATTCTTCAGTTCGTTCCACCGGTAGATCACGGGCCGTACTCGTCGAGTCGGCGGCCGGGTGCGGCAAGAGCGAGATCCTGGAGGATCTCGTACGGCATGTGGAATCGCTCGGCCTGATCGCTCTGCGCGCCACGGCGATCGCCGAGGAACGAAACACCCCGCTGAGTGTGCTCCGGAGTCTGGTCAACGGGGCTCCTTTCCCGGACGACCTCGTGCGGCGCTTTCACACGATGAGCGACGCGGCGGCCCGGATGATTTCCACGGAGGGCCGGGACAAGGCACGCCGCGACGCCGCCTGGTACGAACTGATGCGGACCTTCTGTACCGAGGTCCGCGCCCTCGCCCAGCGGGCGCCCCTGGTGGTGGCCGTCGACGACATCCACCACGGGGACGCCGACTCCCTTCGCCAGCTGCTCCATCTGGCCCGGCACTGCCGCAACGTGCCGGTGCTGCTGACGTTCACGCAGTCGCTCGCCGGCGGTCCGGCGGACCGGACCTTCGGCGCGGAACTGCTGAGGCAGCCGAACCTCGAACACATACGGCTGCCGAGGTTCTGTCGTCAGGACATCGCCGACATGCTGGCCGAGCAGGGACGCGCGGACGCCGGTCAGGGCACGGTGGAGCGCTACTTCGCGGTCAGCGGCGGCAATCCGCTGCTGCTGCGAGCCCTCCTGGAGGACGCCCGCCTCGAGCCCGACGACACCGTCGACGCCCAGGACGTGGGGCCCCGGGCCGGGCAGGCGTACGGCCGCGCGGTCCTCGCCTGTCTGGACCGCGGCGGAGAGAAGGCACACGAGGTCGCCGCCGGACTCGCCGTGCTGGGCGGGGCGTTCACCCATGAACTGCTCTCCCGCTTACTCGACATCTCCGCCGCGGCGCTCACCGAGAACCTGCGCGCGCTGCGGGCCGCCGGCATCGTGGTCGGCACGTCCTTCCAGCACCCGGCGGCCAAGGCCGCGGTCCTGGACTCCCTGGAGCCGTCGCACCGCCTCCGGCTGCACCAGCGGTCCGCGGCGTTGCTGCACGCCTCCGGCGCACCGGCGGCCCTGGCGGCCGAACACCTCCACGAGGCCGGACAGGCCGACGGCGCCTGGGCGGTGGGCGTGCTCCAGCAGGCCGCCGAACAGGCCCTGCTGGCGGACGAGGCACGGCGGGCCGTGTCGTACCTCGAACTCGCCCACGCCGCGAGCGCGGACCCGCGGGGCCGTACCGAGATCAAGATCAGGCTCGGCTCCGTCACGCGCCGGGTCAGCGCGGCCGACGCCGAACGCCATGTGGACGACGCGCTGCGGGGGTTCGGGGCCGGCCTGCTCACCCCGTCGGACACGGGCGGCCTCGCCGCGCTGCTGCTGGCCCACGGACGGCTGGAACAGGCGCGCTCGGTGCTGGAGCAGGGACGGCGGCCGGGCGACGGCGACGCCGACCGCACAGCCGCGCGGCGACAGCTCGCCGAGATCCGCGACAGCGTGCTGAACCGGGGCGCGTGGTGCGCGGGCACCCGGGCCGCCTGGCACGAGAACCCCGCCGGGCGGCCGTCGACGGGCCGGGCGGGCACCGGCCTGCGCGCCTGGCTCAGTGGGTCGCACGCCGCGCTGCTGGCCCAGCGCATCGCGGGCACCGAGGGCCTGCTGGAGATCACACACCTGACCGACGCCACGTTCGACCTGGTACTCAACGCGGTCTGGACGCTGCTCGCGCTCGGCGCCGTCGAGCGGGCCCTGCACTGGTGCGACACGTTCCTGCGAGAGGCGAAGCGGCGCGACGCGCCGGGCTGGGAGGCGGTCTTCGCGGCCGTACGCGCCGAGGGGGCCCTGCGCGGCGGCAATCTGGCCGAGGCGGAGCGGGACGCCCGCCGCTGTTTCGCGGTCCTGCCGGAACGGCACCGGTCGGCCCTGGAGGGCAGCGCGGTCTCGTACCTGGTGACGGTCCAGATCGCGCGGGGCAAGTACGAGGACGCGGCACGGCAGTTGAGCCGGCCCATGGCGGACTCGCTGCCCGACACCATCCACTGGCTCGACTATCTGCGGGCCCGCGGGCTCTACTACATGGCCACCCGGCAGTACCACTCGGCGCTGCGTGACTTCCACGAGGTGGGCCGCCTCGCCGAGCGGTGGGGCACGGACTGGCCCGCCCTGCTGCCCTGGCGCACGGACACGGCCGAGGCGCTGCTGCGCCTCGGGGAGCGGGAGCAGGGGCTGCGGCTGGCCACCGAGCAGCTGGCCATGGTGCAGGACGGCGCCCCGCGCATCAAGGGCATCTCACTGCGCCTCCAGGGGCTCGCGTCGGAGCCCGCCGCCCGGCTCGGGCTGCTCAACCGGGCCGTCGTGGAGCTGAGCCGCGCGGACGACCGGCTGGAGCTCTCGCGCACCCTGTTCGACCTGGCCGACGCCCACCGGGAGACCCGGCAGACCCGGCAGGCGGCGATGGTCCTGCGCCGGGCGCGGCAACTGGCGAAGAGCTGCGGGGCGCAGCCGCCCCGGGACCGGATCGGTTCGCCCGACGCCGCGGGGGCGTCGGGGGAACTCTTCGGCGAGGGACCCGAACGGAACGCCGACTGGGGACATCTCAGCGAGTCCGAACGCCGGGTCGCCGGCCTGGCCGCCAGCGGATATACGAACCGTGAGATCTCGGTAAGACTCTACATAACCATGAGTACGGTGGAGCAACACCTTACCCGAGTTTACCGAAAGCTAAAGATAAACGGACGTGAGGAATTGCTGGCCGAAGCCCGCGCGGGTGTGCAGGTCTGA